One segment of Oreochromis niloticus isolate F11D_XX linkage group LG8, O_niloticus_UMD_NMBU, whole genome shotgun sequence DNA contains the following:
- the LOC109203101 gene encoding uncharacterized protein LOC109203101, translating into MPMSCCVYGCSSRSTRETDKRYFRVPKIAQRRGEKWKILTEKRRKKWILNLRLQSGGAESANARVCSDHFVRGCPSALDDEESEDWAPTVNLGYERKPRSESVLKREKRMKLKAEQHRCAEAILDMQQTAESPDLSLVTVENPELQLPAENPQPEDFSVNETFTYPGCAAAGCQTELTMDDIEKMEDVLRQNTAELVDLRSKALDTQFSQEAFEKNEDKTKFYTGLPNFLVLRK; encoded by the exons ATGCCTATGTCCTGTTGTGTTTACGGATGCTCCAGTAGGTCGACCAGAGAAACCGATAAACGGTATTTTAGGGTACCAAAAATAGCCCAacgaagaggagaaaaatggaaaattctaACCGAAAAACGTAggaaaaaatggattttaaatttaCGTTTACAGTCGGGAGGAGCAGAGTCTGCCAATGCCCGTGTCTGCAGCGACCACTTCGTCAGAG GCTGCCCAAGTGCTTTGGATGACGAAGAGTCGGAGGACTGGGCTCCGACGGTCAATCTCGGCTACGAACGAAAACCCAGATCGGAATCAGTTCTCAAACGAGAGAAAAGAATGAAGCTTAAGGCAGAACAGCATCGATGTGCAGAGGCGATTTTGGATATGCAACAGACGGCTGAGAGCCCGGATTTGAGCCTAGTGACAGTGGAGAACCCCGAACTGCAGCTTCCAGCTGAGAATCCACAACCAGAAGACTTCAGTGTGAATGAGACATTCACTTATCCAG GCTGTGCGGCTGCTGGATGCCAGACAGAGCTGACGATGGATGACATCGAGAAGATGGAGGATGTTTTGAGACAGAACACAGCAGAGCTGGTTGATCTTCGGAGCAAGGCTCTGGACACACAGTTCAGCCAGGAGgcttttgaaaaaaatgaagacaagacAAAGTTCTACACAGGGCTCCCCAACTTCTTAGTTTTAAGAAAGTGA